TGGGGCCCCCACTCCTTGGCGGCCGTGGTGACGGCTTCCTGGAGCATGTCGCCCACCTTGTCCTCGGCGGGAATGTCCGCGGCCGACTTGCCGCGGGGCAGGTGCCAGCGCTGGCCGTCACTCAGTTCCACCTGCCGGTTGCCACCCCGGTGCCGGATGACGGTTTCGGCGGAGCGGCCCCCTGGTGCCTGTCCATGCCCACTTCCAGTCCCTTTCTTGAGCATCACCACGGCGATGGGGCCCTGGGGTGAGGTGGCCACCGTCTCCACCGCCGCCACCGCCTTGGCCAGGGCTCCCTCCGTCGCGAGCGCCGCCTCTGTCACCTCCAGGCGCCCCATGGCGGCAGCGCCGCCCTGCGCCTCGAACTGCTTGCCCGCGAGGTTGAAGCCCGGAAGCGACTTCACCCGTGGCAGCATCTGCCCCAGCGTGTGCCCGCTGAGGGTGGCCACGGCGAGAATCATGGCCCGGGCTGCGTCCTCGCCCAGCACCTTGCCGAACTCCTCACCTGCCATGCGCAACTCCTCGAAGGTGGTGGCGTGGTGCGCCGTGTCGGCCATGCGGGCCCACCCATCCATGAGGCCGTACAGCGTCTGGAGGCCCACATAGCCCATCAGCAGGAGGGTCATGCCGGCGGCCAGGGCCTTGCTCGTCGGCTCGGGCACCACCCACATCATGCAATAGAGCGCCACCGTCCAGACGACCATGGACACCATCATCCGCACGTCCAGCAACTCGTGCACCAGGGCCGCGCGCGTCTCGTCGAGGACGTGGCCGAAGGCCAGGGCCAGGGCGAACGCCCGCCGGTCATCCGTGCGCAGGTAGGGCCCGTCGTCCAGAAGGCCCAGGCAATCGCCGCCTCCCCGTGGCGCGCACCATTGGAGGTACCTGGCCCTCAGGGCTTCATCCGCCGCGGGGGTGAGTACCACCGGGCCCTCCTGGCGCTCGGGCACCAGGGTGTAGGCCTGGTCGCGGTACATCTCCAGCAGCCAGTCTCCCTGGCTGTCCACGGTCTCAACGCCCTTGGGTGGCGGTAGGAGGTGGAGCAACTCCCGGGCGGCCGCTTGTGGAGTCTTCGCCTTCAGCCGCACGTCGCGCGAGAGGCGCAGGAAGGCCCGTTGGAACTCGGCCTTGGGGATGGGCACCGGCCGGGTGGCGACGGCGCCGGGCTCCATGAAGTCCACGACGTACACGGTGGCGGATTCGAGGCCGGGCTCCGCCGTGGCGGCCACATGCTCCTGGGGAGCCG
The DNA window shown above is from Cystobacter fuscus DSM 2262 and carries:
- the sitA5 gene encoding SitA5 family polymorphic toxin, giving the protein MSTRLPRARPTSARLGPCVGAWTLLTLLFACATGTPRGSFVAYRFNSLTPPPAPQEHVAATAEPGLESATVYVVDFMEPGAVATRPVPIPKAEFQRAFLRLSRDVRLKAKTPQAAARELLHLLPPPKGVETVDSQGDWLLEMYRDQAYTLVPERQEGPVVLTPAADEALRARYLQWCAPRGGGDCLGLLDDGPYLRTDDRRAFALALAFGHVLDETRAALVHELLDVRMMVSMVVWTVALYCMMWVVPEPTSKALAAGMTLLLMGYVGLQTLYGLMDGWARMADTAHHATTFEELRMAGEEFGKVLGEDAARAMILAVATLSGHTLGQMLPRVKSLPGFNLAGKQFEAQGGAAAMGRLEVTEAALATEGALAKAVAAVETVATSPQGPIAVVMLKKGTGSGHGQAPGGRSAETVIRHRGGNRQVELSDGQRWHLPRGKSAADIPAEDKVGDMLQEAVTTAAKEWGPHRLSGAEKRAIDEAKKNGEYWLARLLEREARGRFVHAQLKARFEGPLRFKNQGVDVVDPANGRKYEILSGTESNLARHGRRMAGEFFRMLTF